Genomic DNA from Desulfonema ishimotonii:
GCGCGGTCAATCTCTCATCAGGGGCATGAAGATATTCAGAGAGTTCTGTCTTGCAGTCGGGGGTGGGAAGCTGGCGGATCAGAGCCTCCGGGGAGAAGGGGAGGGCGCGGAACAGTTTCTGCTCGAGGGTTTCGGTTTTCTTCCATATTTTTTCCAGACGCCCCCGCAGCTCCGGTGTGGTGCCATAGCGCTCCATGATGTAGGAGAGCCGGTCTGCCAGCAGGGCGACCTGATCGTGGAGAACCCGCTTGTCCGCATAGTTGACGACTTCGGCTTCCGTGACCGGGCTGTCATCCGAATAAAGGTCCAGCCGGACATGCTGCCGGACAACGGAGCCGACTTCGGGGTAGCCCCGTTCGGTCAGGAATTCCCCGCCCGTGTCCGCGTGGCGTTCGCCGGTTCTGATGCTCCGGGTTTTGGTGATGTCGTGGAGCAGGGCCGAGGCCCGGACCAGGTTCCGGTCGAGGCGGGTTGTGCCGTTGTTGATGTGGTCCGTGAGCAGCAGGGCCACGCGGCAGACCTGAATGGAATGGGCCGCGATGTGGTCGAGCATTTCCGTCTCACGGAAGAATTGGTAGCATTGGGGGGTGGTGGGGATGTTCATGTTTTTGCGTCTCAGGGTTTCAGTTTTTCGTAAGTTAAAAAAATATTATAATTTATAAGATTATATTTGAAAAGCCCCGAAGGGGCGAAATATTATAGCCCAGGCCAACGGCCTGGGAAGATGAAGAAAAAATATTCAGCCCTGAAAGGGCGTGACATATTTCAATTTTTGTTTTCACAGATAAAGGGGGTCAGGGGAAATTTTCCGGCATCCTGAAACATACGCCCCTACACCTCCTGTCCTTCAAGCCGTTTCAGTTCTTCTCTGCAAAGGTTGGCGGTGCGTGTCCAGTCTGCCACATCCGGGTAATTTTCTGCCAGAGAAGAGAATTCCGCCAATGCTTTTTGAAAAAAGGCGATGGCGTCTTGAATATCATTTTGCGCTTCGCTGACTTGGGCCAATTTTGCATATGAAATGCCAATATCATAGTGAAATGAAGCCCTGTCCGGGTCCAGTTGAATCAGGCTGCGCCTTACCTCCAGGGATTCCT
This window encodes:
- a CDS encoding HD domain-containing protein, with the translated sequence MNIPTTPQCYQFFRETEMLDHIAAHSIQVCRVALLLTDHINNGTTRLDRNLVRASALLHDITKTRSIRTGERHADTGGEFLTERGYPEVGSVVRQHVRLDLYSDDSPVTEAEVVNYADKRVLHDQVALLADRLSYIMERYGTTPELRGRLEKIWKKTETLEQKLFRALPFSPEALIRQLPTPDCKTELSEYLHAPDERLTALI